ACCTTGATTGGCTTTTCTTTGATTGATTTTTACTCCGTAGTGCTTCAAGTGCAATTTTTGAAAGTCGGTAATGTCTTTTGTATTCCATTTTTTCATTAAGAGGGGTTAAGAAGTAGAAAAAAAGTTGACCGCCGTTTTACCACAAAAATTCATATTCCCCAAAACGGCTAATTGTGGAAAACTTTTTTAAAAGTCTGCCATTACGTCCTAAAGTTTTTTGCTCAACCCAAAAGCTCAGGGATTTTTTAAAGTGTGTGTTAGAAATCTTCGCAGCAAAAAAATCTTTTCAATTATGAAAAGTCCTTTTTTCTATTTTCTAACCCCTTTTTCTTATGAAAAACTTTGACTTCATTCAGGTCAAGCGTCGGCTGGTGAGTTATCTCCACGAGTTCGACATCCACAAAGGAGCTATCTTTAATCTAGAAGAACTCCGTCACAATACCATTATGGTTAAGTACTTGTGCAAAATGCACACTATCGACCCGTATTGCCTTGTCGGATATATCGGCAAACTCTATCGCATTCGTGAGGAAATTTTGTTCCTCGAAAAATATGGCGATATGAAATATGTTGAATATTTACAGGAAATGGTGCGAAAAGGTGTGTACTCATTACCGAAAAAGAGTAAGCCTCAATAAGAATATCAAACAAAACCTCGAAATCTCCAAACGGAATAAACACTATTTGTTTGCGTTTCTGGGATTTAATAAGTGTGATAAACCCTAATATTAATTCCCCTTTTTACTTTCTATCTCTTTTATAATGAATACTCCCAAAAAATTATCATCAGATTATCTGCACAAACCCTTTGCACCAACAAAAGAAGAACTCAAAGCCGAGTTCAGAGCCAGAGTTCTAGAACAGATTCCCGTTGCCGAAATTAAACTCCAATACAATAAAGAGGTTGCACCGAAAAATCGCCTCAAAATACTGGACAGCCGACAAGCGGCTGAAATCCTAAGAGCACTATGGAAACACGATACTCTGGAATTACAGGAACAGTTTAAAATACTATACCTTAACAATTACAATCAGGTAATTGGGTTATATCCACATAGCCAAGGTGGTATCACCAGCACATTCGCCGATATTCGCCTCATTCTAGTTGGAGCGTTTCAGTGCGGAGCAGTGGCGATGATTATTTCTCACAATCATCCGAGTTCCAATCCCAATCCTTCACAGGCTGATAAAATACTCACCAAAAAAATTCAGGAGGCTTCCAATTTAATAGACATCAAACTTCTCGA
This window of the Flavobacteriaceae bacterium genome carries:
- a CDS encoding DNA repair protein yields the protein MPVAEIKLQYNKEVAPKNRLKILDSRQAAEILRALWKHDTLELQEQFKILYLNNYNQVIGLYPHSQGGITSTFADIRLILVGAFQCGAVAMIISHNHPSSNPNPSQADKILTKKIQEASNLIDIKLLDHIILTKNDYYSFADEGDFNK